Proteins encoded together in one Pseudomonas asiatica window:
- the pgi gene encoding glucose-6-phosphate isomerase, which yields MAYYRTPHDVTALPAWQALQQHRDAMQGFSMREAFAADTKRFDQFSLSSCGLFLDYSKNLITEQSRDLLVNLANEVGLQDAIKSMFSGEIINASEGRPVLHTALRRPVGDKLSVNGVNVMPEVHKVLNQITELVGRIHDGLWRGYSEKPITDVVNIGIGGSFLGPELVSEALLPYAQRGVRCHYLANIDGSEFHELSANLRAETTLFIVSSKSFNTLETLKNAIAARTWYLAQGGSEAELYRHFIAVSSNKAAAVAFGIREENIFPMWDWVGGRYSLWSAIGLPIALAIGTANFKELLSGAYTMDQHFQTAPFDKNMPVLLALLGVWYGNFWGAQSHAILPYDHYLRNITKHLQQLDMESNGKSVLQDGTPVKTDTGPVIWGGVGCNGQHAYHQLLHQGTQLIPADFIVPVVSFNPVADHHQWLYANCLSQSQALMLGKTREEAEAELRGKGLNEADIEKLAPHKVIPGNRPSNTLVVERISPRRLGALVAMYEHKVFVQSVIWGINAFDQWGVELGKELGKGVYQRLVGSLEESAEDGSTQGLINYFRGRHRG from the coding sequence ATGGCGTATTACCGCACACCCCACGATGTCACGGCCCTGCCCGCCTGGCAGGCGCTTCAGCAACACCGCGACGCCATGCAAGGTTTCAGCATGCGCGAAGCTTTCGCCGCCGATACCAAGCGCTTCGACCAGTTCTCCCTGAGCTCCTGCGGCCTGTTCCTCGACTATTCGAAAAACCTGATCACCGAACAAAGCCGCGACCTGCTGGTGAACCTGGCCAACGAAGTGGGCCTGCAGGACGCCATCAAGTCGATGTTCAGCGGCGAAATCATCAACGCCTCCGAAGGTCGCCCGGTGCTGCACACCGCCCTGCGCCGTCCGGTAGGCGACAAGCTCAGCGTCAACGGCGTGAACGTCATGCCGGAAGTGCACAAGGTGCTCAACCAGATCACCGAACTGGTCGGCCGCATTCACGACGGCCTGTGGCGTGGCTACAGCGAAAAGCCGATCACTGACGTGGTCAACATCGGCATCGGCGGCTCGTTCCTCGGCCCCGAACTGGTGTCCGAGGCGCTGCTGCCCTACGCCCAGCGCGGCGTGCGCTGCCACTACCTGGCGAACATCGACGGCAGTGAGTTCCACGAGCTGTCGGCCAACCTGCGCGCCGAAACCACCCTGTTCATCGTCTCGTCGAAGTCGTTCAACACGCTCGAGACCCTGAAGAACGCCATAGCCGCCCGTACCTGGTACCTGGCCCAGGGCGGTTCGGAAGCCGAGCTGTATCGCCACTTCATCGCCGTTTCCAGCAACAAGGCCGCCGCCGTGGCCTTCGGCATCCGCGAAGAAAACATCTTCCCGATGTGGGACTGGGTGGGCGGGCGCTACTCGCTGTGGTCGGCCATCGGCCTGCCGATCGCCCTGGCCATCGGTACCGCCAACTTCAAGGAACTGCTGTCCGGTGCCTACACCATGGACCAGCACTTCCAGACCGCGCCGTTCGACAAGAACATGCCGGTGCTGCTGGCCCTGCTGGGCGTGTGGTACGGCAACTTCTGGGGCGCCCAGAGTCACGCGATCCTGCCGTACGACCACTACCTGCGCAACATTACCAAGCACCTGCAACAGCTGGACATGGAGTCCAACGGCAAGAGCGTGCTGCAGGACGGCACCCCGGTGAAGACCGACACCGGTCCGGTTATCTGGGGTGGCGTCGGTTGCAACGGCCAGCATGCCTACCACCAGCTGCTGCACCAGGGCACCCAGCTGATTCCGGCCGACTTCATCGTGCCGGTGGTGAGCTTCAACCCGGTGGCCGACCATCATCAGTGGCTGTACGCCAACTGCCTGTCGCAGAGCCAGGCGCTGATGTTGGGCAAAACCCGCGAGGAAGCCGAGGCAGAGCTGCGTGGCAAAGGCCTGAACGAAGCGGACATCGAAAAGCTGGCCCCGCACAAGGTGATCCCAGGCAATCGTCCGAGCAACACCCTGGTGGTGGAACGCATCAGCCCGCGCCGCCTGGGCGCGCTGGTGGCGATGTACGAGCACAAGGTGTTCGTGCAGAGCGTGATCTGGGGCATCAACGCCTTCGACCAGTGGGGCGTGGAGCTAGGCAAGGAGCTGGGCAAGGGCGTTTACCAACGCCTGGTCGGCAGCCTGGAAGAAAGCGCCGAAGATGGTTCCACCCAAGGCCTGATCAACTACTTCCGCGGCCGTCACCGCGGTTGA
- the panC gene encoding pantoate--beta-alanine ligase: protein MNTVKTVRELRAAVARARGEGKRIGFVPTMGNLHSGHAALVTKAAQRADFVVASIFVNPLQFGANEDLDKYPRTLAADQERLLQAGCNLLFAPSVEEMYPDGMSVQTRVSVPHLSEGLCGASRPGHFEGVATVVSKLFNMVQPDLAVFGEKDFQQLAVIRAMVRDLNMPIQIIGEPTVRAEDGLALSSRNGYLTPEQRATAPALYRTLQHIAGAIRHGQRDFAALVAEGKAQLTAAGFRPDYLEVRHAVSLRPAMIDDRDLVVIAAAYLGNTRLIDNLYLHLEEKTA from the coding sequence ATGAATACAGTCAAGACCGTCCGCGAACTGCGCGCCGCTGTCGCCCGCGCCCGCGGTGAAGGCAAGCGCATCGGCTTCGTGCCGACCATGGGCAACCTGCACAGCGGCCATGCCGCCCTGGTAACCAAGGCTGCGCAGCGCGCCGATTTCGTGGTCGCCAGCATCTTCGTCAACCCGCTGCAGTTCGGCGCCAACGAAGACCTCGACAAGTATCCGCGCACCCTCGCCGCCGACCAGGAGCGCCTGCTTCAGGCTGGCTGCAATCTGCTGTTCGCGCCCAGCGTCGAAGAGATGTACCCCGACGGCATGAGCGTGCAAACCCGCGTCAGCGTACCCCACCTTTCCGAAGGCTTGTGCGGCGCCAGCCGGCCCGGTCATTTCGAAGGCGTGGCCACCGTGGTCAGCAAGCTGTTCAACATGGTCCAGCCCGACCTTGCCGTGTTCGGTGAAAAGGACTTCCAGCAGCTGGCGGTTATCCGCGCCATGGTGCGCGACCTGAACATGCCGATCCAGATCATCGGCGAGCCCACCGTGCGGGCCGAGGACGGCCTGGCGCTGTCGTCGCGTAACGGCTACCTCACGCCGGAGCAGCGTGCTACGGCACCTGCGCTGTACCGCACGCTGCAGCATATCGCTGGGGCCATCCGCCATGGCCAGCGGGACTTTGCCGCACTGGTTGCCGAAGGCAAGGCGCAGTTGACCGCCGCGGGTTTCCGCCCGGATTACCTTGAGGTGCGTCATGCGGTAAGCCTGCGACCCGCGATGATCGATGATCGTGATCTGGTGGTGATTGCGGCGGCTTACCTGGGTAACACACGGTTGATCGACAACCTGTACCTTCATCTGGAAGAGAAGACCGCGTAA
- the panB gene encoding 3-methyl-2-oxobutanoate hydroxymethyltransferase, whose product MPEVTLTTLNGLKAKGEKITMLTCYDATFAKAASQAGVEVLLVGDSLGMVLQGHDSTLPVTTADMAYHTASVKRGNDGALILADLPFMAHATPEQAFANSATLMQAGAHMVKIEGAAWLAETIRLLAERGVPVCAHMGLTPQTVNVMGGYKVQGRQEAQARQMRADAIALEQAGAAMLLLECVPSELAAEITSAVSIPVIGIGAGSGTDGQVLVLHDMLGLSLSGRVPKFVKNFMQGQPDIHSALVAYVEAVKQVSFPGSEHGFSA is encoded by the coding sequence ATGCCTGAAGTAACCCTGACCACCCTCAATGGCCTCAAGGCCAAGGGTGAAAAAATCACCATGCTGACCTGTTACGACGCCACCTTTGCCAAGGCCGCCAGCCAGGCCGGTGTCGAAGTGTTGCTGGTGGGCGACTCGCTGGGCATGGTCCTGCAAGGCCACGACAGCACACTGCCGGTAACCACCGCGGACATGGCCTACCATACCGCCAGCGTCAAACGTGGCAACGACGGCGCGCTGATCCTCGCCGACCTGCCGTTCATGGCGCATGCCACCCCGGAGCAGGCCTTTGCCAACAGCGCCACGCTGATGCAGGCCGGCGCCCACATGGTCAAGATCGAAGGCGCTGCCTGGCTTGCCGAGACCATCCGCCTGCTGGCCGAGCGTGGTGTGCCAGTATGCGCGCACATGGGCCTGACCCCGCAGACTGTCAACGTGATGGGCGGCTACAAGGTCCAGGGCCGCCAGGAAGCCCAGGCCCGGCAGATGCGCGCCGACGCGATCGCCCTGGAACAGGCCGGTGCGGCCATGCTGCTGCTCGAATGCGTGCCCAGCGAACTGGCGGCGGAAATCACCAGTGCCGTATCCATCCCGGTGATCGGCATTGGCGCCGGCAGCGGCACCGATGGCCAGGTACTGGTCCTGCACGACATGCTCGGCCTGTCGCTGAGCGGCCGCGTACCGAAGTTCGTGAAGAACTTCATGCAAGGCCAGCCGGATATCCACAGCGCCCTCGTCGCATACGTCGAGGCGGTCAAGCAAGTCAGCTTCCCAGGCAGCGAACACGGGTTCAGTGCATGA
- the folK gene encoding 2-amino-4-hydroxy-6-hydroxymethyldihydropteridine diphosphokinase, which produces MSTRAYIGLGSNLDAPAEQLRSALQALDQVEATRLVAASALYTSDSLLPGQPRYTNAVAALDTALPPLALLDALQAIENDQGRVRKERWGPRTLDLDILLFGDQVLDEPRLKVPHYHMHARPFVLYPLAELVPGDFRLADGRALAQLLDDCPFVGLERL; this is translated from the coding sequence GTGAGTACCCGCGCCTATATCGGCCTGGGCAGCAACCTGGACGCACCTGCCGAGCAGCTGCGCAGCGCCTTGCAGGCCCTCGACCAGGTCGAAGCCACACGCCTGGTGGCGGCCTCGGCCCTGTATACCAGCGATTCGCTGCTGCCCGGCCAGCCGCGCTACACCAACGCCGTCGCCGCCCTGGACACCGCCCTGCCACCGCTGGCCCTGCTCGATGCACTGCAGGCCATCGAGAACGATCAGGGCCGCGTGCGCAAGGAACGCTGGGGCCCGCGCACACTGGACCTGGACATCCTGTTGTTCGGCGACCAGGTGCTCGACGAGCCGCGCCTGAAAGTACCGCACTACCACATGCATGCCCGGCCTTTCGTGCTGTACCCGCTGGCGGAACTGGTACCGGGCGATTTCCGCCTGGCCGACGGCCGCGCCCTTGCGCAACTGCTTGACGACTGCCCGTTCGTCGGCCTGGAACGCCTGTAA
- a CDS encoding polynucleotide adenylyltransferase PcnB, whose product MLKKLFQSFRPPVPGPHHRRTTPEVINKSQHSLQRHQFSRHAVNIVERLQSAGYQAYLVGGCVRDLMLGITPKDFDVATSATPEQVRAEFRNARIIGRRFKLVHVHFGREIIEVATFRAHHSEDDQGDSHRSSHNASGRILRDNVYGTLEEDAQRRDFTINALYYDPVSERILDYANGVHDIRNRLLRLIGDPTHRYQEDPVRMLRAVRFAAKLDFGIEKHTVQPIRELAPLLREIPPARLFEESLKLFLSGQGAIVFEMLVDLQLFEPLFPASSHALDERPTYTHTLISQALNNTDLRVKQGKPVTPAFLFAALLWPALPARVLHLQNQGVPPIPAMNGAAHDLIAEQCARIAIPKRFTLPIREIWDMQERLPRRSGKRADMLLDNPRFRAGYDFLLLRESAGEETDDLGQWWTDYQDANDSERREMIRELGSRDEGTGAGPRKRKRSGGKRKRSGDEAFE is encoded by the coding sequence ATGCTGAAGAAGCTGTTCCAGTCGTTCCGCCCGCCCGTACCGGGCCCGCACCACAGGCGCACCACGCCTGAGGTGATCAACAAGAGCCAGCACTCGCTGCAACGCCACCAATTCAGCCGCCATGCGGTGAACATCGTGGAACGCCTGCAGAGCGCCGGTTACCAGGCTTACCTGGTCGGTGGCTGTGTCCGCGACCTGATGCTGGGCATCACGCCGAAAGACTTCGACGTCGCCACCAGTGCCACCCCTGAACAGGTCCGTGCCGAGTTCCGCAACGCACGCATCATTGGCCGCCGCTTCAAGCTGGTCCACGTGCATTTCGGACGTGAAATCATCGAAGTCGCAACTTTCCGCGCCCACCATTCGGAAGACGACCAGGGCGACAGCCACCGTTCGTCGCACAATGCCAGTGGCCGCATTCTGCGTGACAACGTGTACGGCACCCTGGAAGAGGACGCGCAACGTCGCGACTTCACCATCAACGCCCTGTACTACGACCCGGTCAGCGAGCGCATCCTCGACTACGCCAACGGCGTGCACGATATCCGCAACCGCTTGCTGCGCCTGATCGGCGACCCTACCCACCGCTATCAGGAAGACCCGGTGCGCATGCTGCGCGCGGTGCGCTTCGCCGCCAAGCTCGACTTCGGCATCGAAAAACACACGGTCCAGCCGATTCGAGAGCTGGCCCCACTGCTGCGGGAAATTCCGCCAGCGCGCCTGTTCGAAGAGAGCCTCAAGCTGTTCCTCTCCGGCCAGGGCGCCATCGTCTTCGAAATGCTGGTCGACCTTCAGTTGTTCGAGCCGCTGTTCCCGGCCAGTTCGCATGCCCTGGACGAGCGCCCGACCTACACCCACACGCTGATCAGCCAAGCGCTGAACAACACCGACCTGCGCGTGAAGCAAGGCAAACCGGTAACCCCGGCCTTCCTCTTCGCCGCGCTGCTGTGGCCAGCCCTCCCGGCTCGCGTGCTGCACCTGCAGAACCAAGGCGTGCCGCCTATCCCGGCCATGAACGGTGCGGCCCACGACCTGATCGCCGAACAATGCGCACGTATCGCCATCCCCAAGCGCTTCACCCTGCCGATCCGCGAGATCTGGGACATGCAGGAGCGCCTGCCACGCCGCAGCGGCAAGCGCGCCGACATGCTGCTGGACAACCCGCGCTTCCGCGCCGGCTACGACTTCCTGCTGCTGCGCGAAAGCGCCGGGGAAGAAACCGACGACCTCGGCCAGTGGTGGACCGACTACCAGGATGCCAACGACAGCGAGCGTCGCGAGATGATCCGCGAACTGGGCAGCCGTGACGAAGGCACCGGCGCCGGCCCGCGCAAACGCAAGCGCAGCGGTGGCAAGCGCAAGCGCAGTGGCGACGAGGCGTTCGAGTGA
- a CDS encoding sigma-54-dependent transcriptional regulator, protein MPHILIVEDETIIRSALRRLLERNQYQVSEAGSVQEAQERFSIATFDLIVSDLRLPGAPGTELIKLGQGTPVLIMTSYASLRSAVDSMKMGAVDYIAKPFDHDEMLQAVARILRDRQNAPAAAPAAEPRATNGKAAPADKGSAVAANGEIGIIGSCPPMQDMYSKIRKVAPTDSNVLIQGESGTGKELVARALHNLSRRAKAPMISVNCAAIPETLIESELFGHEKGAFTGASAGRAGLVEAADGGTLFLDEIGELPLEAQARLLRVLQEGEIRRVGSVQSQKVDVRLIAATHRDLKNLAKAGQFREDLYYRLHVIALKLPALRERGSDVNEIASAFLARQSARIGRDDLHFSAEAEQAIRHYSWPGNVRELENAVERAVILSESAEISADLLGIDIELGDLEEDEILDNALVGASTANASHEPTEDLSLEDYFQHFVLEHQDHMTETELARKLGVSRKCLWERRQRLGIPRRKSNATSE, encoded by the coding sequence ATGCCGCACATTCTGATCGTCGAAGACGAAACCATCATCCGCTCGGCCTTGCGTCGCCTGCTCGAACGGAACCAGTACCAGGTCAGCGAAGCCGGCTCGGTGCAGGAAGCCCAGGAACGCTTCAGCATTGCCACCTTCGACCTGATCGTCAGCGACCTGCGCCTGCCAGGCGCACCCGGCACCGAACTGATCAAGCTCGGCCAAGGCACCCCGGTGCTGATCATGACCAGCTACGCCAGCCTGCGCTCGGCGGTAGACTCGATGAAAATGGGCGCGGTGGACTACATCGCCAAGCCCTTCGACCACGACGAGATGCTGCAAGCGGTGGCGCGTATCCTGCGCGACCGGCAGAACGCCCCGGCTGCCGCACCGGCGGCCGAGCCACGCGCCACCAATGGCAAGGCCGCCCCCGCCGACAAAGGCAGCGCGGTGGCCGCCAATGGCGAAATCGGCATCATCGGCTCGTGCCCGCCGATGCAGGACATGTACAGCAAGATCCGCAAGGTCGCGCCCACCGACTCCAATGTGTTGATCCAGGGCGAATCGGGCACCGGCAAAGAGCTGGTCGCACGCGCCCTGCACAACCTGTCGCGCCGGGCCAAGGCACCGATGATCTCGGTGAACTGCGCAGCCATCCCCGAGACACTGATCGAGTCCGAGCTGTTCGGCCACGAGAAAGGCGCGTTCACCGGCGCCAGCGCCGGGCGCGCCGGCCTGGTGGAAGCTGCCGATGGCGGTACCCTGTTCCTCGACGAAATCGGCGAACTGCCGCTGGAAGCCCAGGCCCGCCTGCTGCGCGTACTGCAGGAAGGCGAGATTCGCCGGGTGGGTTCGGTACAGTCGCAAAAGGTCGATGTACGCCTGATCGCCGCGACCCACCGCGACCTGAAGAACCTGGCCAAGGCCGGCCAGTTCCGTGAAGACCTGTATTACCGCCTGCACGTGATCGCCCTGAAACTGCCTGCCCTGCGCGAGCGCGGCAGCGACGTCAACGAGATCGCCAGCGCTTTCCTCGCCCGCCAGAGCGCGCGCATTGGCCGCGACGACCTGCACTTCTCGGCCGAAGCCGAGCAGGCCATTCGTCACTACAGCTGGCCGGGTAACGTGCGAGAGCTGGAAAACGCCGTGGAGCGTGCGGTGATCCTCAGCGAGAGCGCAGAAATTTCCGCCGACCTGCTGGGCATCGATATCGAGCTGGGTGACCTGGAGGAGGACGAAATCCTCGATAACGCCCTGGTCGGGGCCAGTACGGCCAATGCCAGCCATGAGCCGACCGAGGACCTGTCGCTGGAAGATTACTTCCAGCACTTCGTGCTCGAGCACCAGGACCACATGACCGAGACCGAGCTGGCCCGCAAGCTCGGGGTCAGCCGCAAGTGCTTGTGGGAACGCCGCCAGCGCCTGGGCATCCCGCGACGCAAGAGCAACGCTACCAGCGAATAA
- a CDS encoding sensor histidine kinase: protein MPMSFSLTQMILISAAYLMVLFGVAWISERGLIPRSIIRHPLTYTLSLGVYASAWAFYGSVGLAYQYGYGFLACYLGVSGAFLLAPVLLYPILKITRTYQLSSLADLLAFRFRSTWAGALTTIIMLIGVLPLLALQIQAVADSISILTGEPVKARVAFAFCTLIILFTIFFGSRHIATREKHEGLVFAIAFESVIKLLALGGIGLYALYGVFGGPHELEVWLLQNQTALAALHTPLQEGPWRTLLLVFFASAIVMPHMYHMAFTENLNPRSLVSASWGLPLFLLLMSLAVPLVLWAGLRLGATTNPEYFTLGLGLAANNQALALLAYIGGLSAASGLIIVTTLALSGMALNHLVLPLYQPPAEGNIYRWLKWTRRALIVAIITAGFMFYLTQNNHQSLANLGIVAFVATLQFLPGVLSVLYWPTANRRGFIAGLLAGTLVWMVTMLLPLLGNLQGFYIPLLDMIYVLDDTSWHMAAIASLAANVLLFTLISLFTNASNEEVSAAEACAVDNVRRPQRRELHAASPQEFATQLAKPLGAKAAQKEVEQALRDLYLPFDERRPYALRRLRDRIEANLSGLMGPSVAQDMVETFLPYKSGNENYVTEDIHFIESRLEDYHSRLTGLAAELDALRRYHRQTLQELPMGVCSLAKDQEILMWNKAMEELTGIAAKHVVGSRLVTISEPWRGLLQGFINVPDEHLHKQRLALDGQPRWLNLHKAAIDEPLAPGNSGLVLLVEDLTETQALEDKLVHSERLASIGRLAAGVAHEIGNPITGIACLAQNLREEREGDGEIIELSSQILEQTKRVSRIVQSLMSFAHAGGSHQNSEEPVCLAEVAQDAIGLLALNRRNFEVQFFNLCDPEHWAEGDPQRLAQVLINLLSNARDASPPGSAVRVRSEVNEHTVDLIVEDEGSGIPKNIMDRLFEPFFTTKDPGEGTGLGLALVYSIVEEHYGQITIDSPADIERQRGTRIRVTLPRHVVATSPEIRDRREN from the coding sequence ATGCCGATGAGCTTTAGCCTGACCCAGATGATCCTGATCAGCGCCGCGTACCTCATGGTGCTGTTCGGTGTGGCCTGGATCAGCGAGCGGGGGTTGATCCCGCGCTCGATCATTCGCCACCCGCTGACCTACACCCTGTCGCTGGGCGTATACGCCAGTGCCTGGGCCTTCTATGGCTCGGTGGGCCTGGCCTACCAGTACGGCTACGGCTTCCTTGCCTGTTACCTGGGGGTGTCCGGCGCGTTCCTGCTGGCGCCAGTGCTGCTCTATCCGATCCTGAAGATCACCCGTACCTACCAGCTGTCCTCGTTGGCCGACCTGCTGGCGTTCCGCTTTCGCAGCACCTGGGCCGGGGCGCTGACCACCATCATCATGCTCATCGGCGTTCTGCCCTTGCTGGCCCTGCAGATCCAGGCGGTAGCAGACTCGATCAGTATCCTTACCGGTGAGCCGGTCAAGGCACGTGTGGCCTTCGCCTTCTGTACGCTCATCATCCTGTTCACCATCTTCTTCGGCTCGCGGCACATCGCCACACGCGAAAAGCACGAAGGGCTGGTGTTCGCCATCGCCTTCGAGTCGGTGATCAAGCTGCTGGCCCTGGGCGGTATCGGCCTGTATGCCCTGTATGGCGTGTTCGGCGGCCCGCACGAACTGGAAGTGTGGCTGCTGCAGAACCAGACCGCCCTGGCCGCTCTGCATACGCCGCTGCAGGAAGGTCCATGGCGCACCTTGCTACTGGTGTTCTTCGCCTCGGCCATCGTCATGCCGCACATGTACCACATGGCCTTCACCGAAAACCTCAACCCGCGCTCGCTGGTCAGCGCCAGCTGGGGCCTGCCGCTGTTCCTGCTGCTGATGAGCCTGGCCGTGCCGCTGGTGCTGTGGGCCGGCCTGCGCCTGGGCGCCACCACCAACCCCGAATACTTCACCCTGGGCCTGGGGCTTGCCGCCAACAACCAGGCACTGGCGCTGCTGGCCTACATCGGCGGCTTGTCGGCCGCCAGCGGGCTTATCATCGTCACAACCCTGGCGCTGTCGGGCATGGCCCTCAACCACCTGGTGCTGCCGCTGTACCAGCCGCCGGCCGAAGGCAACATCTACCGCTGGCTGAAGTGGACCCGCCGCGCGCTGATCGTCGCCATCATCACTGCGGGCTTCATGTTCTACCTAACCCAGAACAACCACCAGAGCCTGGCCAACCTGGGCATCGTCGCCTTCGTGGCCACGTTGCAGTTCCTGCCGGGCGTGCTGTCGGTGCTGTACTGGCCGACTGCCAACCGCCGTGGCTTCATCGCCGGCCTGCTGGCCGGCACCCTGGTGTGGATGGTGACCATGCTGCTGCCATTGCTGGGCAACCTGCAGGGCTTCTACATCCCGCTGCTGGACATGATCTACGTGCTGGACGACACCAGCTGGCACATGGCGGCCATCGCCTCGCTGGCGGCCAACGTGCTGTTGTTCACCCTGATCTCGCTGTTCACCAACGCCAGCAACGAAGAGGTAAGCGCCGCCGAAGCCTGCGCAGTGGACAATGTGCGCCGCCCGCAACGCCGCGAGCTGCACGCCGCCTCGCCACAGGAGTTCGCCACTCAACTGGCCAAGCCGCTGGGCGCCAAGGCCGCACAGAAGGAAGTGGAACAGGCCCTGCGCGATCTCTACCTGCCGTTCGACGAGCGCCGCCCCTATGCCTTGCGCCGCCTGCGCGACCGCATCGAGGCCAACCTGTCCGGCCTGATGGGGCCGAGCGTGGCCCAGGACATGGTCGAGACCTTCCTGCCGTACAAGTCCGGTAACGAAAACTACGTGACCGAGGACATCCACTTCATCGAAAGCCGCCTGGAAGACTACCACTCCCGCCTGACCGGCCTGGCCGCCGAGCTCGACGCCCTGCGCCGCTACCACCGCCAGACCCTGCAGGAACTGCCCATGGGCGTCTGCTCGCTGGCCAAGGACCAGGAAATCCTGATGTGGAACAAGGCCATGGAAGAGCTCACCGGCATCGCCGCCAAGCACGTGGTCGGCTCGCGCCTGGTCACCATCAGCGAACCCTGGCGCGGCCTGCTACAAGGCTTCATCAACGTGCCAGACGAGCACCTGCACAAGCAGCGCCTGGCGCTGGACGGCCAGCCGCGCTGGCTGAACCTGCACAAGGCGGCCATCGACGAGCCGCTGGCCCCGGGCAACAGCGGCCTGGTACTGCTGGTGGAGGATCTTACCGAAACCCAGGCCCTGGAAGACAAATTGGTGCACTCCGAACGCCTGGCCAGCATCGGCCGTCTGGCCGCCGGCGTGGCCCACGAAATCGGCAACCCGATCACCGGCATCGCCTGCCTGGCGCAGAACCTGCGCGAAGAGCGTGAGGGCGATGGCGAAATCATCGAGCTGTCCAGCCAGATTCTCGAACAGACCAAGCGGGTATCGCGCATCGTCCAGTCGCTGATGAGTTTCGCCCATGCCGGCGGCAGCCACCAGAACAGCGAAGAACCGGTATGCCTGGCCGAAGTGGCGCAGGACGCCATCGGTCTGCTGGCGTTGAACCGGCGCAATTTCGAAGTACAGTTCTTCAACCTCTGCGACCCGGAGCACTGGGCCGAAGGGGACCCGCAGCGCCTGGCCCAGGTGCTGATCAACCTGCTTTCCAATGCCCGCGACGCCTCGCCGCCCGGCAGCGCCGTGCGCGTGCGCAGCGAAGTCAACGAGCACACCGTCGACCTGATCGTCGAAGATGAGGGCAGCGGGATCCCGAAGAACATCATGGACCGCTTGTTCGAACCCTTCTTCACCACCAAGGACCCGGGCGAAGGAACCGGACTGGGGCTTGCTCTGGTCTATTCCATCGTGGAAGAGCATTATGGGCAAATCACCATCGACAGCCCGGCCGATATCGAACGGCAACGTGGCACCCGGATCCGCGTGACCCTGCCCCGGCATGTCGTAGCGACGTCCCCTGAAATTCGAGACCGTCGAGAGAATTGA